In Candidatus Zixiibacteriota bacterium, a single window of DNA contains:
- a CDS encoding M4 family metallopeptidase encodes MKFFEFADRERIKLKHTYVFAALALTLISMEAVGRERISLYSESPQSGNVHTVVMNPHSQTAEVLIGDFPAERGLSREERAKKLARELPSVFRLFNVNNELELVTETTDQLGLSHLRFNQTYQGIEVWGCQKIFHFGRDDDIYMVAGQTIPSPDIDIKPNVTASDAAVVAVEHLTDQQPPQEIVTNQRLLIVPEENSPHLAWQVTVTGKSIPFEWVVFVDAHSGQFLHKHNALCSDGPVLSSGPDLWNVNREFHAYQIGSDISMIDGSRSMFTPPVDDLNGVIVTYKEILSGSDPVIDPNQDGIFDDNDVLKAAVSCHYWTEQSFEYFYDRFGLNSWDGSGGTVRVSFFDSADYNNAFFTLTELGDPYIGFGDGDGEKFREFHADPDIVGHEFTHGVTHFSAGLIYTFESGALNESFSDFFGNMIDGTNWLMGDQTVLADPGYLRNMENPHLGYGYPFEFGGVQPAHLSEFVDMPIGIDNGGVHFNSGIPNRVGYLVASTIGRESAAEIWYRTLTVYLTPSSSFDFWALMLTTAADDLYGSTSPEFDAVVAALDSVGFGSVLVFPSEIDGGVLVHGELWDTVITLQNRTTETITITDIESSQGHVEIGTTLPVTTSISNPVSIDLYFDATEITDPCDIGTIRDTLEITTSSIITPEILVPIELLLGAPTTVLDHDTAVITPTNCFEIRPTNRGGLERLFSLFDYGGYIGYRGHLFKGNLAFIVMTVVGVDTIMYQGFTSNYLLLHQYPEPNLVPVQELEYEEAINSDSLVSGAFASNDGRIKGTFRYQYETGGMPIGYCGTYITVEYTLTSDCPEPQPVLSGIHGYILNPSYEGTGDTIPYLIDSANHMITIPWVPQNTGDSIVTGLAALDDPPRNVRLITHSYPGVYYNPGHMYRQMEMTEDGIQVPNHDGGLSHLITFAMDSLQAGKTLRYRAAYLYSREGHAGLHNVLDQIHATSPSACCELRADLDHSGSVDISDLVHMVDYMFSGGIEPYCYYDASIDGLGEVDISDLVYFVDYMFTGGDAPPPCP; translated from the coding sequence ATGAAGTTCTTCGAATTCGCAGACAGAGAGAGGATCAAATTGAAACACACCTATGTTTTTGCAGCCCTGGCCCTCACCCTTATCTCGATGGAGGCGGTTGGTCGCGAGCGTATCAGCTTGTACTCCGAATCTCCTCAATCCGGAAACGTGCATACCGTAGTTATGAATCCTCATAGCCAGACAGCCGAAGTGTTGATTGGGGATTTCCCGGCCGAGCGAGGGCTATCAAGAGAAGAGAGAGCCAAGAAACTCGCCCGGGAACTTCCGTCGGTCTTCAGGCTGTTCAACGTCAATAACGAGCTTGAACTGGTAACGGAAACAACCGACCAACTCGGTTTATCCCATCTGCGTTTCAATCAGACCTACCAGGGCATCGAAGTTTGGGGTTGTCAAAAGATTTTCCATTTTGGCCGGGATGACGACATCTATATGGTTGCCGGGCAGACTATACCTTCTCCGGACATTGACATCAAACCGAACGTCACAGCCTCGGACGCGGCTGTCGTCGCAGTAGAGCATTTGACCGACCAGCAACCACCGCAGGAGATCGTGACTAACCAGCGGTTACTGATTGTCCCGGAAGAAAACTCACCTCATCTTGCCTGGCAGGTGACGGTTACCGGCAAGAGCATTCCTTTTGAGTGGGTGGTATTCGTCGATGCACACAGCGGTCAATTCTTACACAAGCATAATGCCCTGTGTTCCGACGGTCCTGTCCTGAGTTCGGGTCCGGATTTGTGGAATGTGAACCGAGAGTTCCACGCTTACCAGATTGGTAGCGACATATCAATGATTGATGGTTCTCGATCAATGTTCACACCACCGGTGGATGACCTCAACGGAGTGATTGTTACTTACAAAGAGATTTTGTCCGGCAGCGATCCGGTTATTGATCCCAATCAGGATGGAATATTCGACGACAATGATGTTTTGAAAGCAGCCGTTTCCTGTCACTACTGGACCGAACAATCTTTTGAGTACTTTTATGATCGGTTTGGCTTAAACAGCTGGGATGGTTCAGGTGGCACAGTCCGCGTGAGTTTTTTTGATTCTGCCGACTACAACAACGCCTTCTTCACACTTACTGAGCTGGGTGATCCCTATATCGGCTTTGGTGACGGTGACGGTGAGAAATTTCGTGAATTCCACGCTGATCCCGATATCGTCGGTCATGAATTCACGCACGGCGTCACTCATTTCTCAGCCGGCCTTATTTACACCTTTGAATCGGGCGCTCTGAACGAGTCTTTTTCCGACTTCTTCGGTAATATGATCGACGGTACTAACTGGCTGATGGGTGATCAGACCGTCCTGGCCGATCCCGGATATTTACGCAATATGGAGAATCCGCACTTAGGATACGGATATCCCTTTGAATTCGGTGGTGTGCAACCGGCTCATCTGAGTGAGTTTGTAGACATGCCGATAGGCATCGACAATGGCGGCGTTCACTTTAATTCCGGTATTCCCAATCGGGTCGGATACCTGGTAGCCAGTACAATCGGTCGTGAGTCGGCGGCGGAAATCTGGTATCGTACTTTGACGGTTTATCTGACACCTTCTTCGAGCTTTGATTTTTGGGCACTCATGCTCACGACTGCGGCGGACGATTTGTACGGATCGACAAGTCCGGAGTTTGATGCTGTCGTGGCGGCGCTTGATTCGGTAGGTTTCGGCTCAGTGTTGGTGTTTCCCTCGGAGATCGATGGAGGCGTACTTGTTCATGGTGAATTATGGGACACAGTCATTACACTTCAAAACCGCACAACTGAGACGATTACGATTACCGATATAGAGAGTTCTCAGGGGCATGTGGAAATAGGTACGACTCTTCCAGTCACAACTTCAATATCAAATCCTGTATCAATAGACCTGTACTTTGACGCCACAGAAATCACGGATCCGTGCGACATCGGGACTATTAGAGATACACTGGAAATCACAACTTCGTCGATCATCACGCCTGAAATACTCGTACCGATTGAGCTGCTTCTTGGCGCCCCTACGACGGTGCTGGATCACGATACTGCTGTTATAACGCCAACAAACTGTTTTGAGATTCGGCCGACCAACCGGGGCGGACTGGAAAGGCTGTTTTCGCTCTTCGACTACGGAGGATACATAGGCTATAGGGGTCACTTATTCAAGGGTAACTTAGCGTTTATCGTTATGACCGTTGTTGGTGTCGACACGATTATGTATCAAGGATTCACTTCAAATTATCTCTTACTTCACCAATATCCTGAGCCAAACCTGGTCCCGGTGCAAGAACTTGAGTACGAGGAGGCAATCAACTCAGACTCCCTTGTATCCGGCGCCTTCGCCAGTAATGATGGTAGAATCAAAGGTACTTTTCGTTATCAGTATGAGACGGGAGGAATGCCGATCGGCTATTGCGGGACATATATAACTGTCGAGTACACTCTAACATCCGATTGCCCCGAACCGCAACCTGTACTCTCTGGAATCCACGGTTACATTCTCAATCCAAGCTATGAAGGCACCGGCGACACAATCCCTTACTTGATAGATAGTGCGAACCACATGATTACTATTCCCTGGGTTCCGCAGAACACTGGAGATTCAATCGTAACCGGTTTGGCGGCGTTGGACGACCCGCCCCGTAATGTACGGCTGATTACACACTCCTATCCCGGCGTATATTACAACCCCGGTCACATGTATCGCCAGATGGAGATGACCGAAGATGGCATACAGGTTCCAAATCATGATGGAGGTCTGAGCCACCTAATCACCTTTGCTATGGATTCGCTACAGGCGGGAAAGACTCTCAGATATCGTGCCGCCTACTTGTATTCGAGGGAAGGTCATGCCGGACTTCATAATGTCCTGGATCAAATACACGCCACCTCTCCCTCGGCCTGTTGCGAACTGAGGGCCGACCTTGACCACAGCGGGTCTGTTGACATTTCGGACCTTGTGCACATGGTCGATTACATGTTCAGCGGCGGAATCGAACCATACTGTTATTATGATGCGAGTATCGACGGCCTTGGCGAAGTCGATATCTCCGATTTGGTCTATTTCGTTGACTACATGTTCACCGGCGGTGATGCACCGCCCCCGTGCCCGTAG
- a CDS encoding GNAT family N-acetyltransferase — translation MNFRPAIKTDLKTVMTWIPDAESCLVWAGPKVRFPLELEQLYQAIEFEKTRTYSLYDNREILALGQIRLFESDRGHLSRIVVKPSSRGKGIGRIFCQELINEARKLNCQTISLNVVKENSIAISLYTKLGFIVPSKQPDDVRIRKNIVRMELG, via the coding sequence ATGAACTTCCGACCTGCCATAAAAACCGATCTAAAAACCGTTATGACATGGATACCGGATGCAGAGAGTTGTCTGGTTTGGGCGGGGCCTAAAGTCAGATTCCCTTTGGAATTGGAACAGTTATACCAGGCTATCGAGTTTGAGAAGACTCGGACATATTCTCTGTATGATAATAGAGAAATACTCGCACTGGGTCAGATCAGACTATTTGAAAGTGACCGGGGACACTTATCGAGAATAGTCGTCAAGCCGTCATCGCGGGGCAAAGGTATCGGACGAATCTTCTGCCAGGAATTAATCAACGAAGCCAGGAAGCTCAACTGCCAAACAATTTCATTAAATGTCGTCAAAGAGAACTCTATTGCGATAAGCCTATATACAAAACTGGGGTTTATAGTACCATCCAAACAGCCGGATGATGTCAGAATCAGAAAAAACATCGTCCGCATGGAGCTTGGGTAG